The following proteins are encoded in a genomic region of Liolophura sinensis isolate JHLJ2023 chromosome 7, CUHK_Ljap_v2, whole genome shotgun sequence:
- the LOC135471547 gene encoding SOSS complex subunit C-like, translated as MAFQAPTVGQERANRKILEQLEEQKKRLRLQHNPQNNSGSSNSSSSAAANPVSSNSGAPVIHMAMDSQQMTVAQKTAMQHAMANSVGYFITQDSSFGNLILPVLPRYDK; from the exons AAAGGGCCAATCGTAAGATATTAGAGCAGCTAGAAGAGCAGAAGAAAAGGTTGCGTTTGCAACACAATCCCCAGAACAACTCAGGAAG tTCAAATTCCAGTAGCTCTGCAGCAGCCAATCCCGTGTCTTCAAACAGCGGAGCACCTGTTATTCAT aTGGCAATGGACAGTCAGCAAATGACAGTTGCACAGAAAACAGCCATGCAG CATGCCATGGCAAACTCAGTTGGTTACTTCATTACACAAGACTCTTCGTTCGGAAATCTGATTTTACCTGTGTTACCAAGATATGACAAGTGA